A region of Moorena producens PAL-8-15-08-1 DNA encodes the following proteins:
- a CDS encoding type II toxin-antitoxin system Phd/YefM family antitoxin: MSEGYDLAEARVRFAEIVHDAEQGKPVQITRLGKPVAIVLSLREYQRLASENLSENLGFGAGLAEFRQKYQIQALDINPDQVFNQ, encoded by the coding sequence ATGTCTGAAGGATACGACCTAGCTGAAGCTCGCGTACGCTTTGCTGAAATTGTCCACGATGCCGAACAGGGTAAGCCCGTACAGATTACGCGCCTGGGTAAACCTGTAGCGATTGTGTTATCACTCAGGGAGTATCAACGCTTGGCATCAGAGAATTTATCAGAAAATTTAGGATTTGGGGCAGGTTTGGCGGAATTTCGTCAGAAGTATCAAATACAGGCTTTAGATATCAATCCTGATCAAGTGTTCAACCAGTAG
- a CDS encoding DUF433 domain-containing protein: MQLEDYFVFLAPNDIRVRGTRVGIETILYDFIHRQRTPEEIAQSYPTLELEQIYATILYYLHNHETVSTYLTNWLNHGRLMLEQQQQNPSPVVVKLMELKDQEGK, encoded by the coding sequence ATGCAACTGGAAGATTATTTTGTATTTCTTGCTCCTAATGATATCCGAGTCAGAGGCACAAGAGTAGGAATTGAAACTATCCTCTATGATTTTATCCATCGTCAGCGTACTCCTGAAGAAATCGCGCAAAGTTATCCCACCCTGGAACTAGAGCAAATTTATGCTACCATTCTCTATTACCTGCACAACCACGAAACTGTCAGTACTTACCTGACTAATTGGTTAAACCATGGTCGTCTAATGCTAGAACAACAGCAGCAAAACCCTTCCCCAGTTGTGGTCAAGCTGATGGAACTCAAGGATCAAGAAGGGAAATGA